CGGTTGAGGGCGCGCGGGGTCAGGACCTTCCCGTCGCCGCGACCCATCGGCCGACACTATCGGGCAAACCTGCCGCGCCACGGGCCTCGACGATCGCCGCCGTGGGTGCCGGCGCCGAGCAACCGCCCGACATCGTGCGTCCTACTCGCATGATCGGGCCCCATTTGCGAGTACGGCGCACGATGATGCCCAGGCCGGCATTCCGAGCGGGTAGGCCGATCGACATCGGGCGCTCTACTCGCAAAAGTGCGCCAGATTTGCGAGTACGGCGTCCGATGATGCCCGCCGTCGATGCCGACCCCGAACCAGCCCCGACCCCGCTCAGCCCTCGAAGCCGGGTGGACCGATCGGGCAGATCCGCCGGATTCGGCCGACCTTCCCGGCCGTTGTGCGCCCTCCGGGACGGAAAACCGGTCAAACTCGGAGGACGGAGGGAGCCGACATGACGCAAACCGGGTCCGGCACGCACACCACGAACACCGAGAACTACGGCTGGAGCGTGTTCGTCGTCGATCACCCCCAGCGCAAGGACTCGACGTTCTTCACCGCCGCCAAGCGGACCACGCACCGGATCCTCGAAACCCTGGCACCGGACGGCTACCCGTACGGGCCCGGACCGTGGGAGATGCACCACGGCGGGAGCCTATGGGTGCACGGATCGAGCGGCTGGCGACTCTTCCTGGCCCGCGCCGGCATCGAGTGGAGCATGCAGTTCTGCGCTGACCCGGCCAAGGTCGAACGGCTGCGCCAAGACGCCGTCGAACTGATCGGCGCATTTCCCGCAACCCTGCCCGCGCTGGCCGACCTCGGCTACGCGCACGCCGAGGAGATCCTGTCGACGCCGATCACGGATGCGACGACCGTCGGACGTTGGACCGACTCGCTGTTCAACAGCTGCGTGCCGCTCTCCAAGGCCGACCACCAGGGCATCCTGCCGGCGGTTCCCGGTGAGCATCATTACCCGCTGCCGGTGAAGGCCGGCGACTTCCTGCGCTTCACCGACTTCCAGCTGTGGGTCACGCTGCCCGACGGCTCGCACGGCGCGGTGACACCGCTCGCGCCGCGGGGATCGGGGGACGGACGGGCCCGGCTGGTCTTCGCCCGGCACGGTACGCCGGCCGGGGATGCGGTCGCGCTGGCGCAGAGCGACCACCGGGCCGTCATCCTCCCGGCCGACCACCCGCTCGCGATCCAGGCCTTCGCCCGCCAGAACTAACCGGCTCAGCGACCCCATTCCGCTTGAACGTCACGTTCAAGCGCTCTAGCCGCATCAACGTCACGTTGACGCGGAATGACGCTCGACCGCCGCAGGCTCGGTGGGCTTCCGCGACGGTCGCAGCCGCGCGTAGATGAGTACGACGGGCGAGAGGACGACGGCGGACGTCACCAGCGCCGCACTCACCGACGTCCGGTTGGCGAGCACGCCCAGCGGTGGTCCTCCGGCGATCTGCCCGACGGCGTCGACCTGACTGTTCATCGACAGGACCGTCGCGCGG
Above is a genomic segment from Mycobacteriales bacterium containing:
- a CDS encoding DUF6424 family protein; protein product: MTQTGSGTHTTNTENYGWSVFVVDHPQRKDSTFFTAAKRTTHRILETLAPDGYPYGPGPWEMHHGGSLWVHGSSGWRLFLARAGIEWSMQFCADPAKVERLRQDAVELIGAFPATLPALADLGYAHAEEILSTPITDATTVGRWTDSLFNSCVPLSKADHQGILPAVPGEHHYPLPVKAGDFLRFTDFQLWVTLPDGSHGAVTPLAPRGSGDGRARLVFARHGTPAGDAVALAQSDHRAVILPADHPLAIQAFARQN